A region from the Janthinobacterium agaricidamnosum genome encodes:
- a CDS encoding type 1 glutamine amidotransferase domain-containing protein — translation MNILMVLTSHDQLGDTGKKTGFWLEEFAAPYYALQEAGAQLTVVSPNGGQPPLDPKSDEPDSQTDATRRFKQDAAAQAVLANTGKLADVKAADFDAVFYPGGHGPLWDLAEDPHSIALIEQMIAAGKPVAAVCHAPGVLRHVKAADGSPLVRGKQVTGFTNTEEDAVGLTAIVPFLVEDMLKQNGGVYSKLGDWQPYAVTDGLLVTGQNPASSEAAAQALLKLLA, via the coding sequence ATGAACATCCTGATGGTACTGACCTCGCACGATCAACTGGGCGACACGGGCAAGAAAACCGGCTTCTGGCTGGAAGAATTCGCCGCGCCCTACTATGCCTTGCAGGAAGCGGGCGCGCAGCTGACGGTGGTTTCGCCCAACGGCGGCCAGCCGCCGCTGGACCCGAAAAGCGACGAGCCCGATTCGCAAACGGACGCCACGCGCCGCTTCAAGCAGGACGCCGCTGCGCAAGCCGTGCTGGCCAACACGGGCAAGCTGGCCGACGTGAAGGCGGCCGACTTTGACGCCGTGTTCTACCCGGGCGGCCATGGCCCGCTGTGGGACCTGGCTGAAGACCCGCACTCGATCGCGCTGATCGAGCAGATGATCGCCGCCGGCAAGCCCGTCGCCGCCGTCTGCCACGCGCCTGGCGTGCTGCGCCACGTGAAGGCGGCCGACGGCTCGCCGCTGGTGCGCGGCAAGCAGGTGACGGGCTTTACGAATACCGAGGAAGACGCCGTCGGCTTGACGGCCATCGTGCCTTTCCTCGTCGAGGACATGCTCAAGCAAAACGGCGGCGTTTACTCGAAGCTGGGCGACTGGCAGCCGTACGCCGTCACCGATGGCTTGCTGGTCACGGGCCAGAACCCGGCCTCGTCGGAAGCGGCCGCCCAGGCGCTGCTCAAGCTGCTGGCTTGA
- a CDS encoding TetR/AcrR family transcriptional regulator, translating into MKTPKLQDLESPVRRAGRPRRVSPALDSAAILQAALALLEEQGEAFSMRALAQRLGVDAMALYHYYTGKEELLLALMAQRFAALDPRQPPFTQRQGPQRRLLALCALYLELVSTTPYFVRLMARGLVTQADVAERFTALFELAVEALDLDKKTRLRGRDALVDFLHGYALAGRPASETAWHASVGLILAGMAAGRTGG; encoded by the coding sequence ATGAAAACCCCAAAACTTCAAGACCTGGAATCTCCTGTGCGCCGCGCCGGACGGCCGCGCCGCGTGTCGCCCGCGCTGGACAGCGCCGCCATCCTGCAGGCGGCCTTGGCCCTGCTGGAAGAGCAAGGCGAAGCGTTTTCCATGCGCGCGCTGGCGCAGCGGCTGGGCGTCGATGCAATGGCCCTGTATCACTATTACACGGGAAAAGAGGAATTATTGCTGGCCCTGATGGCGCAGCGTTTTGCCGCGCTCGATCCGCGCCAGCCGCCGTTTACGCAACGCCAGGGGCCGCAGCGCCGCCTGCTCGCGCTGTGCGCGCTGTACCTGGAACTGGTCAGCACCACACCGTATTTCGTGCGCCTGATGGCGCGCGGACTCGTGACGCAAGCCGATGTGGCAGAGCGCTTTACGGCGCTGTTCGAACTGGCCGTGGAGGCCCTCGATCTGGATAAAAAAACCCGCTTGCGCGGGCGCGATGCACTCGTCGATTTCCTGCACGGCTATGCGCTGGCGGGCAGGCCCGCCAGCGAGACGGCCTGGCATGCGTCCGTCGGCCTGATCCTGGCGGGCATGGCCGCCGGACGCACCGGTGGATGA
- a CDS encoding dihydrofolate reductase family protein — protein MKKPVVSVFLGISIDGCIAGENGDLSWLAELAPDSPDATGYTALMEQVDTLLIGRTTYDAVLGFEPWPYAGKRVVVLSHRDFAPRHGEQRREGSVREVLEGLAEDGCRHVYLDGGAVIRAGLREGVVDSLTLSVLPVVLGKGVRLFEDCLPRSDWRLDHTRQLPSGVVQLRYRKN, from the coding sequence ATGAAAAAGCCTGTTGTCAGCGTATTTCTCGGCATCAGCATCGACGGCTGCATCGCCGGAGAAAACGGCGACCTGTCCTGGCTGGCCGAGCTGGCGCCCGACTCGCCCGACGCCACCGGCTACACGGCCTTGATGGAGCAGGTCGATACCTTGCTGATCGGCCGCACCACGTATGACGCCGTGCTGGGATTCGAGCCGTGGCCGTATGCGGGCAAGCGCGTGGTGGTATTGAGCCACCGCGACTTCGCGCCGCGCCATGGCGAGCAGCGCCGCGAGGGCAGCGTGCGTGAAGTACTGGAGGGGCTGGCCGAAGACGGCTGCCGCCATGTGTATCTCGATGGCGGCGCCGTCATCCGCGCCGGCTTGCGCGAGGGCGTCGTCGACAGCCTGACCTTGTCCGTGCTGCCCGTGGTGCTGGGCAAGGGCGTGCGCCTGTTCGAGGATTGCTTGCCGCGCAGCGACTGGCGCCTGGACCACACGCGCCAGCTGCCCAGCGGCGTGGTGCAGCTGCGCTATCGGAAAAATTAA
- a CDS encoding metallophosphoesterase family protein has translation MRLLILSDLHLEVWGEDTPAIDLAASRPDVVILAGDIDTGSNAIAWAARTFGALPVLYVHGNHEGYGHQLERMQDAVRDACASANAQGANIRLLDGNAVTLDGVRFLGVTLWTDFLLFGAERRDEALSAAQSYMPDYKRISTGGDTPRLLCASDTAQLHAQHRSWLEQQLAQPFEGKTVVITHMAPSMLSVEEQYATNLGSPAFASQLDELVAQADLWVHGHMHASLDYRVQGCRVVCNPCGYKRPDGTPENDRYDSGFIVDLAGTV, from the coding sequence ATGCGTTTGCTGATTCTGTCCGACCTGCATCTGGAAGTCTGGGGTGAAGACACGCCCGCCATCGACCTTGCCGCCAGCCGCCCCGACGTGGTGATCCTGGCCGGGGACATCGACACGGGCAGCAACGCCATCGCCTGGGCCGCGCGCACCTTCGGCGCCCTGCCCGTGCTGTACGTGCATGGCAATCACGAGGGGTATGGCCACCAGCTCGAACGCATGCAGGACGCCGTGCGCGACGCCTGCGCCAGCGCCAATGCGCAGGGCGCCAACATCCGCCTGCTCGACGGCAATGCCGTGACGCTCGATGGCGTGCGCTTCCTCGGCGTCACGCTGTGGACGGATTTTCTGCTGTTCGGCGCCGAGCGCCGGGATGAAGCCTTGAGCGCGGCGCAAAGCTACATGCCCGACTACAAGCGCATCAGCACGGGCGGCGACACGCCGCGCCTGCTGTGCGCCAGCGACACGGCGCAGCTGCACGCGCAGCACCGCTCGTGGCTCGAGCAGCAGCTGGCGCAACCGTTCGAGGGCAAGACGGTCGTCATCACGCACATGGCGCCGTCGATGCTGTCGGTGGAAGAGCAATACGCGACGAACCTGGGCTCGCCCGCCTTCGCCTCGCAGCTGGACGAGCTGGTAGCCCAGGCCGACCTGTGGGTGCATGGCCACATGCACGCCTCGCTCGACTACCGCGTGCAAGGCTGCCGCGTCGTCTGCAACCCCTGCGGCTACAAGCGGCCCGATGGCACGCCGGAAAACGATCGCTACGATTCCGGCTTTATCGTCGATCTCGCCGGCACGGTTTAA
- the bla gene encoding subclass B3 metallo-beta-lactamase, with protein sequence MPPFFLSKSLLGIALAALALPLTAPAATPAVDPLTQPIASPYAAQWNRPQQPARIHGDTYYVGVGGLSVVLIDTRDGLILIDGALPQSVAAIKEHILELGFRLEDIKFILNTEAHFDHSGGIAALARDSGAQVVASPLGAQALRAGSVLATDPQAGEIDPMPAVENVREIADGETLQLGDVTITARYTPGHTPGSTSWTWVSCEDAERQECLSVVFGASLTPVAADDFHYLGDERHGDLTPAFRRVMQDFAKLPCDILISAHPDHSGGDLKLTQLLEGVTPNPFIDAQACRNYAAKNEVKLDARIAKEKAAATK encoded by the coding sequence ATGCCGCCTTTCTTCCTTTCCAAGTCCCTGCTCGGCATCGCGCTGGCCGCCCTGGCGCTGCCGCTGACGGCGCCTGCCGCCACGCCCGCCGTCGATCCCTTGACGCAGCCGATCGCCTCGCCGTATGCGGCGCAGTGGAACCGCCCGCAGCAGCCGGCGCGCATCCACGGCGACACGTATTACGTGGGCGTGGGCGGCTTGAGCGTGGTGCTGATCGATACGCGCGACGGCTTGATCCTGATCGATGGCGCGTTGCCGCAGTCGGTGGCCGCCATCAAGGAACATATCCTCGAGCTGGGTTTTCGCCTGGAAGACATCAAGTTCATCCTGAATACGGAAGCGCATTTCGACCATTCGGGCGGGATCGCCGCCCTGGCCCGCGACAGCGGCGCGCAAGTGGTCGCCAGCCCGCTCGGTGCGCAGGCGCTGCGCGCGGGTTCGGTACTCGCCACGGATCCGCAAGCGGGCGAAATCGACCCCATGCCGGCCGTGGAAAACGTGCGCGAAATCGCCGATGGCGAAACCCTGCAACTGGGCGACGTGACCATCACGGCGCGCTACACGCCCGGCCATACGCCGGGCAGCACCAGCTGGACATGGGTGTCGTGCGAGGATGCCGAGCGTCAGGAATGCCTGAGCGTGGTGTTCGGCGCCAGTCTCACGCCAGTGGCGGCCGATGATTTTCACTACCTGGGCGATGAACGCCATGGGGACCTGACGCCGGCCTTCCGCCGCGTCATGCAGGACTTTGCCAAACTGCCGTGCGACATTTTGATCTCGGCCCACCCGGACCACTCGGGCGGCGACCTGAAACTGACGCAATTGCTCGAAGGCGTCACGCCGAATCCTTTCATCGATGCGCAGGCGTGCCGCAATTACGCGGCCAAAAATGAAGTCAAGCTCGATGCCCGCATCGCGAAGGAAAAAGCGGCTGCGACAAAATAA
- a CDS encoding metallophosphoesterase family protein — protein MRLLILSDLHHELWRDEAPQGNLALSRPDAVILAGDIDTGARAVAWAATAFAGLPVLYVHGNHEGYGHHLDKVRQELRAACTATPNVHFLDADTHVFTDPAGSKVRFLGATLWTDFRLLGDDTRQAAMRDAEAVMNDYKRIRLASMGFRKLRAADTAMFHAQQKAWLACELAQPFDGRTVVVSHMAPSLRSVDDAYGSEGCSPAYASRLDDLAAQADLWVHGHIHVSRDYRIGPCRVVANPCGYKTRGGTPQNPQFNPNFIVELPLR, from the coding sequence ATGCGTTTATTGATTCTGTCGGACCTGCACCATGAGCTATGGCGCGACGAAGCGCCGCAGGGCAACCTCGCGCTCAGCCGTCCCGACGCCGTGATCCTGGCCGGCGACATCGACACGGGCGCGCGCGCCGTCGCCTGGGCCGCCACCGCGTTTGCGGGCCTGCCCGTGCTGTACGTGCATGGCAACCACGAAGGCTATGGCCACCACCTCGACAAGGTGCGCCAGGAGCTGCGCGCGGCCTGCACCGCCACGCCGAACGTGCATTTTCTCGACGCCGATACCCACGTCTTCACCGACCCGGCAGGCAGCAAGGTGCGCTTCCTGGGCGCCACCCTGTGGACGGATTTCCGCCTGCTGGGCGACGACACGCGGCAAGCGGCCATGCGCGACGCGGAAGCCGTCATGAACGACTACAAGCGCATCCGCCTGGCCAGCATGGGCTTTCGCAAGCTGCGCGCGGCCGATACGGCCATGTTCCACGCGCAGCAAAAAGCCTGGCTGGCGTGCGAACTGGCGCAGCCCTTCGACGGCCGCACGGTGGTCGTCAGCCACATGGCGCCGTCGCTGCGCTCGGTCGACGATGCGTATGGCAGCGAGGGCTGCTCGCCCGCCTACGCCTCGCGCCTGGACGACCTGGCAGCGCAGGCGGACCTGTGGGTGCATGGCCACATTCACGTCTCGCGCGATTACCGCATCGGCCCGTGCCGCGTCGTGGCCAACCCCTGCGGCTACAAGACGCGCGGCGGCACGCCGCAAAATCCCCAGTTCAACCCAAACTTCATCGTCGAACTGCCGTTGCGTTAA
- a CDS encoding LysR family transcriptional regulator, translated as MQDLNDLYYFVQVVDHGGFAPAGRALGLPKSKLSRRIALLEERLGARLLQRTTRHFSVTDVGQTFYEHCKAMLVEAEAAQEAIELTRAAPRGTVRLSCPIALLHALVGPMLAGFMREHPQVTLLLEASNRRVDLVAEGIDVAIRVRPPPLPDSDLVLRVLAERSQCMVGSPLLFGDAPLPTAPADLPDWPSLALGMPQQHYQWDLYGPDGARAQLRHVPRFVTGDMLTLRDAAVAGVGVVQLPTMMITEQVANGSLLPLMGQWRPQREIIHAVFPSRRGLLPAVRALIDYLAHSFAALEEE; from the coding sequence ATGCAGGATCTGAACGATTTGTATTACTTTGTGCAGGTGGTCGACCATGGCGGCTTCGCCCCGGCCGGGCGCGCGCTGGGCCTGCCGAAATCCAAACTGAGCCGGCGCATCGCACTGCTCGAAGAACGCCTGGGCGCGCGCCTGCTGCAGCGCACGACGCGGCATTTTTCCGTCACCGATGTGGGACAGACGTTTTACGAGCATTGCAAGGCGATGCTGGTGGAAGCGGAGGCGGCGCAGGAAGCGATCGAACTGACGCGGGCCGCGCCGCGCGGCACGGTGCGCCTGTCCTGCCCCATCGCCCTGCTGCATGCACTGGTGGGCCCCATGCTGGCCGGCTTCATGCGCGAGCATCCGCAAGTGACCCTGCTGCTCGAAGCGAGCAACCGCCGCGTCGACCTGGTGGCCGAGGGCATCGACGTGGCCATCCGCGTGCGCCCGCCGCCGCTGCCCGACAGCGACCTGGTGCTGCGCGTGCTGGCCGAGCGCAGCCAGTGCATGGTGGGCAGCCCGCTGCTGTTCGGCGACGCGCCGCTGCCGACAGCCCCGGCCGACCTGCCGGACTGGCCCAGCCTGGCCCTGGGCATGCCGCAGCAGCACTACCAGTGGGATTTATATGGCCCCGATGGCGCGCGCGCCCAGCTGCGCCACGTGCCGCGCTTCGTCACGGGCGACATGCTGACCCTGCGCGACGCGGCCGTGGCCGGCGTGGGCGTGGTGCAGCTGCCGACCATGATGATCACCGAACAGGTGGCCAACGGCAGCCTGCTGCCGCTGATGGGACAATGGCGGCCGCAGCGCGAAATCATCCACGCCGTCTTCCCGTCGCGGCGCGGCCTGCTGCCGGCCGTGCGCGCGCTGATCGACTACCTGGCGCACAGCTTCGCCGCGCTGGAGGAGGAGTGA
- a CDS encoding pirin family protein, with amino-acid sequence MNTVTGIYSAPRQHWVGDGFPVRSMFSYNGHGKQLSPFLLLDYAGPAEFAPGTRPPGVGSHPHRGFETVTIVYKGEVAHRDSTGQGGVIGPGDVQWMTAGAGILHEEFHSPAFTRSGGTLEMVQLWVNLPAKNKMTAPGYQAITSDTIPTVALPDGAGAVRVIAGDFDGRHGPARTFSPMRVWDVRLAQGKLTALPVHAGWSTALIVLHGTLLVNGESVVREAQMALFGRDGDSITVEADSDAVVLLLSGEPIDEPIVGHGPFVMNTEAEIAQAFEDFNSGRFARIAP; translated from the coding sequence ATGAACACAGTCACAGGTATCTACAGCGCACCGCGCCAGCACTGGGTCGGCGACGGTTTTCCCGTGCGCTCGATGTTTTCGTATAACGGCCATGGCAAGCAGCTGAGCCCCTTCCTGCTGCTCGACTATGCCGGTCCCGCCGAGTTTGCGCCCGGCACGCGTCCGCCCGGCGTCGGCTCGCACCCGCACCGCGGTTTCGAGACGGTGACCATCGTCTACAAGGGCGAAGTGGCGCACCGCGATTCGACGGGCCAGGGCGGCGTGATCGGCCCCGGCGACGTGCAGTGGATGACGGCCGGCGCCGGCATCCTGCATGAAGAGTTTCACTCGCCTGCCTTCACGCGGTCGGGCGGCACGCTGGAAATGGTGCAGCTGTGGGTGAACCTGCCGGCCAAGAACAAGATGACGGCGCCCGGCTACCAGGCCATCACCAGCGACACGATTCCCACGGTGGCGCTGCCCGACGGTGCCGGTGCGGTGCGCGTGATCGCCGGCGACTTCGACGGCCGGCATGGCCCGGCCCGCACGTTCTCGCCGATGCGGGTGTGGGATGTGCGCCTGGCCCAGGGCAAGCTGACGGCGCTGCCGGTACACGCCGGCTGGAGCACGGCGCTGATCGTTTTGCACGGCACGCTGCTGGTCAATGGCGAGAGCGTGGTGCGCGAAGCGCAGATGGCGCTGTTCGGGCGCGACGGCGACAGCATCACCGTCGAGGCGGACAGCGATGCCGTGGTGCTGCTGCTGAGCGGCGAGCCGATCGACGAGCCCATCGTCGGCCATGGCCCCTTCGTCATGAACACCGAGGCGGAAATCGCGCAGGCGTTCGAGGATTTCAACAGCGGCCGCTTTGCCCGCATCGCGCCGTAG
- a CDS encoding isochorismatase family protein: protein MSTPANFQGLPPMIDPDDAVMLLIDHQSGLFQLVRDIEQHVLRGHVTALAKLSRLANMPTFTTASVPDGPNGPLIPEIHHFNPEAVYIPRTGQINAWDNPAWVEAIEKTGRKTLLIAGTLTSVCMAFPTISALAAGYKVFAIIDASGNWSKMATDITMARVTQAGAVLIDTYAVLAEVMSTWNRADAMDFAAIMTDHIVPPYRALIESYDKAQGVQKNGRETKLEILEAASKG, encoded by the coding sequence ATGAGTACCCCCGCCAACTTCCAAGGTTTGCCACCGATGATCGATCCCGACGACGCCGTCATGCTGCTGATCGACCACCAGAGCGGCTTGTTCCAGCTGGTGCGCGACATCGAGCAGCACGTGCTGCGCGGCCACGTCACGGCGCTGGCCAAGCTGTCGCGCCTGGCCAATATGCCGACTTTTACCACCGCTTCCGTGCCCGACGGCCCGAACGGCCCCTTGATCCCGGAGATCCACCATTTCAACCCGGAAGCCGTCTACATCCCGCGCACGGGCCAGATCAATGCCTGGGACAACCCGGCCTGGGTCGAGGCCATCGAAAAGACGGGCCGCAAGACCCTGCTGATCGCCGGCACGCTCACCAGCGTATGCATGGCCTTCCCCACCATCAGCGCGCTGGCGGCCGGCTACAAGGTGTTTGCCATCATCGATGCCTCGGGCAACTGGTCGAAGATGGCCACCGACATCACCATGGCGCGCGTCACGCAGGCGGGCGCCGTGCTGATCGACACGTATGCCGTGCTGGCTGAAGTGATGAGTACCTGGAACCGCGCCGATGCGATGGATTTCGCCGCCATCATGACGGACCACATCGTGCCGCCGTACCGCGCGCTGATCGAGAGCTACGACAAGGCGCAGGGCGTGCAAAAGAATGGCCGCGAGACCAAGCTGGAAATCCTCGAGGCGGCCAGCAAGGGCTGA
- a CDS encoding substrate-binding periplasmic protein has product MRLRHVLLAATLLGSVLPAQACRMTMALEQWPPYLYRDAQGSYTGLDLELLQAIFKEAHCTLVTLPELPTARRQLLFQTGGLDLMLAASETPERQSYARFSISYRDEAVGVFGKAGTPAAQRHVGSFGQLARGKATLLAPKVGWYGAQYAAARPALEKDGRLNTFGSFRQGILMLDAGRADLLLGDVLAVRHEARLQGVALTTLPFLALRAPVHLMLNARSTSTADLARLNAAITRLEQRGVLAAIRARYDAP; this is encoded by the coding sequence ATGCGCTTGCGCCACGTGCTGCTTGCGGCAACGCTGCTCGGCAGCGTCCTGCCCGCCCAGGCCTGCCGCATGACAATGGCGCTCGAGCAATGGCCGCCGTACCTGTATCGCGACGCCCAAGGCAGCTATACGGGTCTGGACCTGGAATTGCTGCAGGCCATCTTCAAGGAAGCGCACTGCACCTTGGTCACCTTGCCGGAACTGCCCACGGCGCGGCGCCAGCTGCTGTTCCAGACAGGCGGACTGGACCTGATGCTGGCCGCGTCCGAAACGCCGGAACGCCAGTCCTACGCCCGCTTCTCCATCTCGTACCGCGATGAAGCCGTCGGCGTCTTCGGCAAGGCCGGCACGCCCGCCGCGCAGCGCCATGTCGGCAGCTTCGGCCAGCTGGCGCGCGGCAAGGCCACCCTGCTCGCGCCCAAGGTGGGCTGGTATGGCGCGCAGTACGCTGCGGCCCGTCCGGCGCTGGAAAAAGACGGCCGCCTGAATACCTTCGGCAGCTTCCGGCAAGGCATCCTCATGCTCGACGCGGGCCGCGCCGACCTGTTGCTGGGCGACGTGCTGGCCGTGCGCCACGAAGCGCGCCTGCAGGGCGTCGCCTTGACCACCCTGCCCTTCCTCGCCCTGCGCGCGCCCGTGCACCTGATGCTCAATGCGCGCAGCACCAGCACGGCCGATCTGGCGCGCCTGAACGCCGCCATCACGCGCCTGGAGCAGCGCGGCGTGCTGGCGGCGATACGCGCCCGCTACGACGCGCCGTAA
- the pnuC gene encoding nicotinamide riboside transporter PnuC, producing MTPPLEIAANVLMTASIILAGRNNIHSWWIGMVGCVLFAVLFFQVNLYADVMLQLFFIVTCVIGWLQWRRGAGGKSLPITRTGRRSLAWVVPAGIASVAIYGMLLHRFTNAYAPFIDSAVLVFSIIAQFLLMSRRIETWAFWLLVNTVAVPLYYSRGLHLTAVLYAAYWVNAVISWYWWSVQARRAAAAPQAMADA from the coding sequence TTGACTCCCCCGCTCGAGATCGCCGCCAATGTTTTGATGACTGCCTCCATCATCCTGGCCGGACGCAATAATATCCATTCCTGGTGGATCGGCATGGTCGGCTGCGTGCTGTTCGCCGTGCTGTTTTTCCAGGTCAACCTGTACGCCGACGTGATGCTGCAGCTGTTTTTCATCGTCACCTGCGTCATCGGCTGGCTGCAATGGCGGCGCGGCGCCGGCGGCAAGTCCTTGCCGATCACGCGCACGGGCCGGCGCAGCCTGGCCTGGGTCGTGCCGGCCGGTATCGCCTCCGTGGCGATCTACGGCATGCTGCTGCACCGCTTCACGAATGCCTACGCGCCCTTCATCGATTCGGCCGTGCTGGTGTTCAGCATCATCGCGCAATTTTTGCTGATGAGCCGGCGCATCGAAACGTGGGCCTTCTGGCTGCTGGTCAACACCGTGGCCGTGCCGCTCTACTACAGCCGCGGCCTGCACCTGACGGCCGTGCTGTACGCGGCCTACTGGGTCAATGCCGTCATTTCCTGGTACTGGTGGAGCGTGCAGGCGCGCCGCGCGGCGGCCGCGCCGCAGGCGATGGCCGACGCCTGA